The DNA region TCGGAATTGTCCTAACATCTGGCAGTTTTCGCGCTTTTCCTTCCATCTGTCGCGTAACGGGTGCCTCTATACTTATAGAATGCGCGCGAGCGGGGAATGTCCTTCTCGATCGGGCACCATCGCCGGCTGCCTGGAAGCCTTTGGCCGTTGGCAGGTTCGCGCCCCGTACATGTCGTTAAGGATTGTCCATGCTTCACCTGTCACCACAATTCTGGCTTCTGGTTACCAATTTCGGCGGCGCCGGTCTGACCTTGCCGCTCGCCTTCGCCATCGCGCTGTGGCTCACCGTCGGTTATTCGTGGCGGCTCGCGGCCGCGTGGCTGTTTCTGCTCGGCGTCGCCATCGCGCTGGTTACGGCGACGAAGATCGCGTTCCTCGGCTGGGGGGTCGGCGTGCAAGTATGGGACTTCACCGGCCTGAGCGGGCACGCGATGTTCGCCACCGCCGTGTTCCCCGTTGCCGTCTTGCTCGTTCTGCTGCCAGCGCCGCCCGCCGTGCGCGTCGTGGGCGTGGCGCTCGCGCTGTTCGGCGGCGCGCTGGTCGGGTTTTCGCGCGTCGTCGT from Paraburkholderia caribensis includes:
- a CDS encoding phosphatase PAP2 family protein, which translates into the protein MLHLSPQFWLLVTNFGGAGLTLPLAFAIALWLTVGYSWRLAAAWLFLLGVAIALVTATKIAFLGWGVGVQVWDFTGLSGHAMFATAVFPVAVLLVLLPAPPAVRVVGVALALFGGALVGFSRVVVEAHSPSEAITGCIVGALTALVFVRIAWNATPPGRLPVVPVVLSLTIITLALHAVHLPTQRWVTHIALKISGHDRPFVRARWKALRDAYAPAAPTAPAAPVAPLAPLQKTRNVAMPLPDSDA